Proteins found in one Chitinophagaceae bacterium genomic segment:
- the zupT gene encoding zinc transporter ZupT has translation MNQEHLLLAFGLTLFAGLSTGIGGLIAFSSKKFKPGFLSAALGFSAGVMLYVSFIEIFPKSISALEESYSEKGAYIFAVLSFFVGIALIALIDKMIPKPENPHEVHFLGKIDTIDDDIEKAKLYRLGLLSALAITIHNFPEGLVTFFATLQDPSLGVSLSIAIAIHNIPEGVAVAVPIYYATKSKTKALLFSFLSGLAEPIGALIGYLLLFNIFDDKMFGYIFAGISGIMVFIALDQLLPMAHRYGKHHNAIYGLISGMAVMA, from the coding sequence ATGAATCAGGAACATCTATTATTGGCTTTTGGCTTAACTTTGTTTGCCGGCTTATCAACAGGAATTGGTGGCCTTATTGCTTTTTCCAGTAAAAAATTCAAACCCGGCTTTTTATCAGCTGCCTTGGGATTTTCTGCGGGCGTGATGTTATATGTTTCATTTATAGAGATTTTTCCAAAATCAATAAGTGCTCTGGAGGAGTCATATTCTGAAAAAGGTGCTTACATTTTTGCTGTTTTATCTTTTTTTGTTGGTATAGCTTTAATTGCTTTAATCGACAAAATGATTCCGAAACCTGAAAATCCGCATGAGGTTCATTTTTTAGGAAAAATTGATACTATAGATGACGATATTGAAAAAGCAAAATTGTATCGTTTAGGTTTATTATCGGCATTGGCGATTACTATCCACAATTTTCCGGAAGGTTTGGTTACTTTTTTTGCTACTTTGCAAGACCCTTCACTTGGTGTCAGTCTTTCAATAGCAATTGCGATTCACAATATACCGGAGGGGGTTGCTGTTGCCGTACCGATTTACTATGCTACTAAAAGCAAGACAAAAGCTCTGTTATTTTCATTTCTTTCAGGTTTGGCGGAGCCGATAGGAGCTTTGATAGGTTACCTTTTGCTGTTTAATATTTTTGACGATAAGATGTTTGGGTACATATTTGCGGGCATTTCCGGAATAATGGTTTTCATTGCATTGGATCAGTTACTGCCTATGGCACATCGCTATGGAAAACATCATAATGCAATTTATGGCCTAATAAGCGGCATGGCTGTCATGGCA
- a CDS encoding glycerol acyltransferase has product MNEFRFDDIRPYRDSEVNDAVRLLLNDKTFRFLLEYLFPGQKPDEWIKKAENINSVRGFQEIIMYPFTKELLQKSSSGITFDGLEKLKKDKAYLYISNHRDIILDSAILNVLLYENNLDTCEIAIGNNLLLNEWITLFVKLNKNFIVRRDLSGRQLFEHSQTLSHYIRQQITQHDTSVWIAQREGRTKDGNDKTQQGVLKMLGISGENDFYQNYSSIRIAPMAISYEYDPCDILKAKQLYLKNKGFSIKRNKDDLRDILQGLTGIKGRIHLSLGKIVDEKLKEIATIKNKNKQLFLLADLIDQRIHKNYKLWPTNYIAYDRIYTPKYSEEYTKEDCEMFDEHLRKQSEKFNTAKDEIYRLILTCYAMPVLNKARLKDEEMLSL; this is encoded by the coding sequence ATGAATGAGTTTAGATTTGATGACATAAGACCATACAGAGATTCTGAAGTTAATGATGCTGTTCGTTTATTACTGAATGACAAAACTTTTCGTTTTTTGTTAGAATATCTGTTTCCCGGCCAAAAACCTGATGAATGGATAAAAAAAGCTGAAAATATAAATAGTGTTAGAGGCTTTCAGGAAATTATCATGTATCCCTTTACAAAAGAATTACTTCAAAAAAGTTCTTCAGGGATTACTTTTGATGGTTTAGAAAAACTTAAAAAAGATAAAGCATACCTATATATCTCTAACCACCGCGATATTATACTGGATTCTGCCATTTTAAATGTCTTATTATATGAAAACAATTTAGACACTTGCGAGATTGCAATAGGAAATAACTTATTGCTAAATGAATGGATTACCCTTTTTGTGAAACTAAATAAAAACTTTATAGTGCGCCGTGACTTAAGTGGACGTCAGTTATTTGAACATTCTCAAACCCTTTCTCATTATATTCGTCAGCAAATTACCCAACATGACACTTCTGTATGGATCGCTCAGCGTGAAGGCCGAACAAAAGACGGGAATGACAAAACCCAGCAAGGGGTCTTAAAAATGCTGGGAATCTCCGGAGAAAACGATTTTTACCAAAATTATTCTTCTATAAGAATTGCTCCAATGGCCATTTCTTATGAATACGACCCTTGCGATATTCTAAAAGCAAAACAACTGTACTTAAAAAACAAAGGGTTTTCAATCAAACGTAACAAAGATGATTTGAGAGATATCCTTCAGGGTTTAACCGGTATAAAAGGACGCATCCATCTTTCGCTGGGTAAAATCGTAGATGAAAAACTTAAGGAAATAGCTACCATCAAAAATAAAAATAAACAACTTTTTCTGCTGGCAGATTTAATTGATCAGCGAATCCATAAGAACTATAAGCTTTGGCCAACCAACTACATAGCTTATGACCGAATCTATACTCCCAAATACAGTGAAGAATACACTAAAGAAGACTGTGAAATGTTTGATGAACATTTAAGAAAACAATCTGAAAAATTTAATACGGCTAAAGATGAGATTTACCGGTTAATATTAACCTGTTATGCCATGCCTGTATTAAACAAAGCCCGTTTAAAAGACGAAGAAATGCTTTCTCTCTAA